Proteins co-encoded in one Longimicrobium terrae genomic window:
- a CDS encoding NADH:flavin oxidoreductase/NADH oxidase produces the protein MSDTHLFSPLRMRGVELRNRIGVSPMCQYSSRDGFANDWHYTHLGSRAVGGAGLIITEATAVTADGRITPDDLGIWSDEHVEGLTRCARLIAEHGAVPGIQLAHAGRKASTASPWKGGKTVPVEEGGWETVWAPSAIQFGRSSKVPREMGASEIRDVIQAFVDGATRALRAGFKVAEIHAAHGYLLHTFLSPLSNQRTDEYGGSFENRIRMVLDVVDAVRAVWPEDLPLFVRISATDWADGGWDLEQSVRLSEVLRQRGVDLVDCSTGGLVPGVQIPVGPGYQTEFATAIRTQTGMPTAAVGMITAPDQADAIIREGRADVVLLAREMLRDPYWPLRAGKALGHAAPWPVQYERAAD, from the coding sequence GTGCCAGTACAGCAGCAGGGACGGCTTCGCCAACGACTGGCACTACACTCACCTGGGCAGCCGCGCGGTGGGCGGCGCGGGGCTCATCATCACCGAAGCCACGGCGGTGACCGCGGACGGGCGCATCACCCCGGACGACCTGGGCATCTGGAGCGACGAGCACGTGGAGGGCCTCACCCGCTGCGCGCGGCTGATCGCGGAGCACGGCGCCGTGCCGGGCATTCAGCTGGCGCACGCGGGGCGCAAGGCATCCACCGCGTCGCCGTGGAAGGGCGGCAAGACGGTGCCGGTGGAGGAGGGCGGATGGGAAACGGTGTGGGCGCCCAGCGCCATCCAGTTCGGCCGCAGCAGCAAGGTGCCGCGCGAGATGGGCGCCTCCGAGATCCGCGACGTGATCCAGGCGTTCGTGGATGGCGCCACGCGCGCGCTGCGGGCCGGCTTCAAGGTCGCGGAGATCCACGCGGCGCACGGCTACCTGCTGCACACCTTTCTGTCGCCGCTGAGCAACCAGCGCACGGACGAGTACGGCGGCAGCTTTGAAAACCGCATCCGCATGGTGCTGGACGTGGTGGACGCGGTGCGCGCGGTGTGGCCGGAGGACCTGCCGCTGTTCGTGCGGATCTCCGCCACGGACTGGGCGGATGGGGGGTGGGACCTGGAGCAGTCGGTGCGCCTGTCCGAGGTGCTGCGCCAGCGCGGCGTGGACCTGGTGGACTGCTCCACGGGCGGACTGGTGCCGGGGGTGCAGATTCCGGTGGGGCCGGGCTACCAGACGGAGTTCGCCACGGCGATCCGCACCCAGACCGGGATGCCGACCGCCGCGGTGGGGATGATCACCGCGCCGGACCAGGCGGACGCCATCATCCGCGAGGGGCGCGCGGACGTGGTGCTGCTGGCCAGGGAGATGCTGCGCGATCCGTACTGGCCGCTGCGCGCGGGCAAGGCGCTGGGCCACGCCGCGCCCTGGCCCGTGCAGTACGAGCGCGCCGCGGATTGA
- a CDS encoding TetR/AcrR family transcriptional regulator, whose translation MSSVSTRSAATSMDPKERRITEAAMRLFHRHGYRKVTMMDIAAESGMSRPSLYAAFANKEAVFSALMDDHCRVNAAKADAVVAGMGSLRDKLEALFEIWILEPFASVAGSENGADLLANSTVYAPEASTALYHRFREQLLEVLRPEMAESGGMSAGDLAHFLMMAVRGLKATTATEEELRRLTTTLIAMAEATANA comes from the coding sequence ATGTCAAGTGTAAGCACCCGCTCCGCCGCGACGTCCATGGATCCCAAGGAACGCAGGATCACCGAGGCCGCCATGCGCCTCTTTCACCGCCACGGCTACCGCAAGGTGACGATGATGGACATCGCCGCCGAGTCGGGGATGTCGCGCCCGTCGCTGTACGCCGCGTTCGCCAACAAGGAGGCGGTCTTCAGCGCACTGATGGACGACCACTGCCGTGTGAACGCGGCCAAGGCGGACGCGGTCGTGGCGGGAATGGGCAGCCTGCGCGACAAGCTGGAGGCGCTGTTCGAGATCTGGATTCTGGAGCCGTTCGCATCCGTGGCGGGTTCGGAGAACGGCGCGGACCTGCTGGCCAACTCCACCGTCTACGCGCCCGAGGCGTCCACGGCGCTGTACCACCGGTTCCGCGAGCAGCTTCTGGAGGTGCTGCGGCCGGAGATGGCGGAAAGCGGGGGGATGAGCGCCGGGGACCTGGCGCACTTTCTCATGATGGCCGTCCGCGGATTGAAGGCGACCACCGCGACGGAGGAAGAACTGCGGCGCCTGACCACGACCCTGATCGCCATGGCCGAAGCGACGGCAAACGCCTGA
- a CDS encoding NAD(P)-dependent alcohol dehydrogenase encodes MEATATPAGTARPAHGFAAMEKGGSIVPFDFERRATRPDDVAVRILYCGVCHTDIHSVQKWGNEFPLVPGHEIVGEVTEVGANVTRFSAGDKVLIGTIVDSCRECEMCQREMESYCRAFPTLTYDGVDRVDGTRTRGGYSDLYVADQRFVYHLPEGMDPAASAPLLCAGITTYSPLRNWNVGPGMTVGIVGIGGLGHLAIKFARAMGAHVVAFTTSAAKVDEAMALGAHEVVLSRDEEQMKAQAFRFDFILDTVSTTYAMDPFLLALNFDGTLCSLGIPDTFDFTPVLLTMGRRRITSSGVGGTRETAEMLEFCAEHGIVADIEVIAPAQINEAFARLEKGDVRYRFVMDMQAA; translated from the coding sequence ATGGAAGCGACCGCGACACCGGCCGGCACCGCACGCCCCGCCCACGGGTTTGCCGCCATGGAAAAGGGCGGCAGCATCGTGCCCTTCGATTTTGAGCGGCGCGCCACCCGTCCGGATGACGTCGCCGTGCGGATTCTGTACTGCGGCGTGTGCCACACCGATATCCACTCCGTGCAGAAGTGGGGCAACGAGTTTCCCCTGGTGCCCGGCCACGAGATCGTGGGCGAAGTCACCGAGGTGGGCGCGAACGTCACCCGCTTTTCCGCGGGCGACAAGGTGCTCATCGGCACGATCGTGGACTCGTGCCGCGAGTGCGAGATGTGCCAACGCGAGATGGAATCGTACTGCCGCGCCTTTCCCACGTTGACGTACGATGGCGTGGACCGTGTGGACGGCACCCGCACGCGCGGCGGCTACAGCGACCTGTACGTGGCGGATCAGCGCTTCGTGTATCACCTGCCCGAGGGGATGGACCCCGCCGCCTCCGCGCCGCTGCTGTGCGCGGGGATCACCACGTACTCGCCGCTGCGCAACTGGAATGTGGGGCCGGGGATGACGGTGGGGATCGTGGGCATCGGCGGGCTGGGGCACCTGGCCATCAAGTTTGCGCGGGCGATGGGGGCGCACGTGGTGGCGTTCACCACCTCCGCGGCCAAGGTGGACGAGGCGATGGCGCTGGGTGCGCACGAGGTGGTGCTTTCGCGCGACGAGGAGCAGATGAAGGCGCAGGCGTTTCGCTTCGACTTCATCCTGGACACCGTGTCCACGACGTACGCGATGGACCCGTTCCTCCTGGCGTTGAACTTTGATGGAACGCTGTGCTCGCTGGGCATTCCCGACACGTTCGACTTCACCCCCGTGCTGCTGACGATGGGGCGCCGCCGCATTACCAGCAGCGGCGTGGGCGGAACGCGCGAGACGGCGGAGATGCTGGAGTTCTGCGCCGAGCACGGCATTGTCGCCGACATCGAGGTGATTGCGCCCGCGCAGATCAACGAAGCCTTTGCGCGGCTGGAAAAGGGTGATGTGCGCTACCGCTTCGTGATGGACATGCAGGCGGCGTGA